acttttctggcctcttattgctacctgtcccaacttttttggaatgtgtagctctcatgaaatccaaaatgatccaatatttggcatgacatttcaaaatgcctCACTTTCAACATCTGATATGTTAtgtatattctattgtgaataaaatataagtttatgagatttgtaaattattgcattccttttttattcacaatttgtacagtgtcccaacatttttggaatcgggtttgtaaataggcctacatcaatttttctttgatagcTGTGTGGTAAAATTAAAATCACTTCTTTTACAAGAagaataatgtaatttatttatttatttatttatttgttttattgtattaatCAAAGAAACAGAAATGATAATGTACAACAAACACCTTCAGGGGAACATTAAAGAGCATCAACCGAAACattcacatgcaaaaaaaaaaaccatacaTACACGAAAGcaagcaaaataaacaaataaaaaaatgtgggAGAGTAGGAAGTttatgggtaaaaaaaaaaatgacaaaaaaacaaacttttttgatATTTGgtgaaatttaaaacattactaAAGAGAAGTAACAGCAGTTTTCAGTTCCAGACAtggaataaagtaatcaaatgtaaattaacACTGCATAGCCGCCGTCACTGTATAAATAACATActctttattaaaggtgccctagaattaaaaattgaatttaccttggcatagttgaataacaagagttcagtacatggaaatgacatacagtgagtctcaaactccattgtttcctccttcttgtgtaaatctcatttgtttaaaagacctccgaagaacaggcgaatctcaacataacaccgactgttacgcaacagtcgggatcattaatatttacgcccccaatatttgcatatgccagcccatgttcaaggcattagacaagggcagaacgtctggatctgtgcacagctgaatcatcagactaagcaagcaaggacaatagcgaaaaatggtagatggagcaataataactgacatgatccatgatatcatgatatttttagtgatatttgtaaattgtcttaacatctataaatgttttgttagcatgttgctaatgtactgttaaatgtggttaaagttaccatcgttttctctgtattcacagagacaacactgtctttattttcattcatactttatttttacacttgcagtctgtataatttataaacacaacttcacaACTTCAGataatatgtgtaaatgtaaaGATAGTACATTTACggggggcagtcgtggcctaatggatagagaatctgacttgtaacccaaaggtcatgggttcgagtctcaggtctggcagggattgtcggtgaggggagtgaatatcCAGCGCTCTCTCCACCCTCAATATcacgactgaggtgagacccttgagcaaggcaccgtacccccaactgctctccgggcgccgcagcaatggctgcccactgctccgggtgtgtgttcacggtgtgtgtgtgcacttggatgggttaaatgcagagcacaaattccgagtatgggtcaccatacttggccacatgtcaTGTCACTTCACTTAGTAGGGAGCAACGGATGCCGTTGCCCTCTCGAGCTCAACAGCGCCCCACATTTCCCCAGTGtaaatctgtggtgaaaaatgTGCCATATTGAGAGCCGAGTGGAGTAGCGTACCAATTTGAAGTATAAATAATTTAGTTTAAACATTCAGTTCAATTCGCTATGTGAATGCttggttaaagagatgcgtctttaatctagatttaaactgagtGATTCTGAGCCCcaaacattatcaggaaggctgttccagagtttagccaaatgtgaaaatgctctccctcctttagtagacttagatatcctaggtacagccagaagtccagagttttgtgatcttaaagagcatAATGGATTGTAGGGTGATAGAAGATTGGTTAAATACACAGTAGCTAAGCCATTTAGGGCCTTATAGGTCAGTAGCattactttataatcgatacagAACTTAATAgataaccagtgtagagatgataaaattggtgatatatgataatattttctTGACTTgttaagaactctagcagctgcattttggactaactgtagcttgtttattgaggaagcaggacaaccagctagtaATGCATTATAGTAATCTAGCCTAGACGTCatgaatgcattaactaacttttctgcatcagaaatagataacatattccgtagcttagcaatgtttctgaggtggaagaaggctgtttttttaacatataaaatatgtcaatatattttaccaatatattttcaaaggacaagttgctgtctaataatAACAcacgtattcacaaaacatcttttaGCTAAAAGAAGCTCCTAACTTGCTGATTTAgcagaaactcttaaaaataatgggcgcgtcagtcctaattttaggagtcctaaatttttgctctaagagtatttcacaaaacattttagcactaaaactagctcctaaatctgtgaaacaatagtagtcaagaggactcctaagtcactaagacaaaatcacaaacagtcctaatccacccaaagacactgtacaccatgaggcaatagcgatagagccttgaTTCATAaattcaatacattttgatttatagatctGAATCTATGATGAGACTCCAAAAAAAAAGGcctatatatagcctatatatatatatatatatatatatatatatatatatatatatatatatatatatatataatataataagtgtatttggtgtgctgtccaaggggattgagggctccgagcttggaattcagcccaaacccaaagttacctccgtatccccagccgagagtgaggagcgGGTTGGCGGAGGAATACAGAAAACTGTCGAAGTAACCATAGGCGAGTCGGCTttcgtctgtgtatatattcatgctctcgagctgattagaaagactgttcgaatgtgtttctcccaaactttgtttataaaacataatttgtcgcttgaattctgcattctcttgagatgaagacatccaagaggtggacaattaattgtatatactagtttaattagtgacacttgggctattttaaaaccttaatggcaacaatatggcaacattttattttgactatgacaagatttttattaaaaatatttatttgaatatggaaaGTGACACCTCATTCTATAATATTTccatgattaaatcgctgactcgtcccccatcagccaatcactgcgtgtttactccatagcaacgaggtcaaccccacCCTTACTCTTAgtttaagacttcagtctattccttagtaaaagtttgtctcagcagatttgtgaataggttttaagagaagaacttttactgctatttaggagaactcttagcaataagataaaatgttttgtgaatacagccccaggtctttaactgtcgaggatggagtaacagtacatccttctaaatccAGATTATAGTCTAAGAGATTCTGTGTGCAgatttttggtccaataagtaataccTCAGTCttactgaatttaatagaagaaaattactggtcatccaatattttatatctttaacacactctgccaatttggataatttagagatttcatctggtcgtgttgaaatatataactgagtatcatcagcagagcagtggaaactaattccatgttttcttataatattaccaagtggcagcatatatattgaAAACAACAGAGGGCCCAACAcagatccttgcggcactccatagtttactgATGTTATCTTCGATTTTTTCCtgtttaaatatacaaaatggTAACGGTCTGATAGGTACAACCTAAACCACCTTAATGCCTGTCCTTGAAcaccagtgtaattttgtagtcaatctaggagtattttatgGCCTATAGTGttgaacgcagcactgagatcaagtaacactagtattgagacacagccttggtcagaagctagaagtaagtcGTTGATGATgtctgaatcctgactgaaatttttcatagatataatttttttgcaagaaggagcacaaTTGAGCCGACACCAcgttttctagtattttagacataaatggaagatttgaaatgggtctataatttgctaatacatttggatctaattgtggtttcttaatgagaggcttaataagTGCCAGCTTGAACGGTCTTGGGACATGGcctagagataaagacgagttaataaaatttataagAGGCTCTTCTGCAACAGGTAAcaattctttcagtagtttagtgggtattggatctaataaacatgttgttggtttagacgcaATGATAcgtttatttagctcttcctgtcctatatttgtaaagcactgcaactgttcatgaggggcgataattgaggctgaatcatcaaaggttgtacatttacaattatATTTCTGATGCTTTCGATTTTCTCAGTGAAGAAATTCATTAAGTCATTACTACTAAACTATACTGGAATATTCTTTTCTTGTGATGtctttttatttgttaatctaggcactgtactaaacaagaacgttggattgttttggttattttctatGAGTTGCCCTTtcataaacatgtttttcacaAGTTTGGTGTTTTAGTTATCCAACACCTCCACAACAATTAAACAcatcatttattgttttttatttgaatacatttattcaaCTTTTCAAAAGCAAGCTATTGTTAATATGCCCAGTGCTctctataaataaaatgtattaatattataacaGACTTGAGATGGGAGAGTGCAAGTTTTAAAATACAAGGCAAGGCAAAATCCACATTTGTACCACCTAAGCCATTAATGATACAAAAGCAAGGAATCATGTTAAAGAATGTCAAAACAGTGCTTTAAAGAGTTAAAAAGACAACACGTTGCGCTGATGTTTCACATACGTTTGCACAACattacataaaacacaacaacgAAATACAATAAGAAAATGCAGTTACATCTTTGAGACCAAATAGTAATCGGATACAATACTGCTGCAAAGGGACATATGTTTTGCCAAAAACAAGGTGTAGCCAACCCACGCATGTAACCTTAGATCTAATCATGTGgtttcatttatttgatgaagAAAAAGTGGTGTTTAGATATATTACACTTGTAGACTCCACCTTAAGAAAAGAGATTAACAAGCATACCCGTAAAAAACACAATGCCATACTATTATCCACCTTGTAGCAAATGACTGATTTAAACTGCACTACTAATATCAAAGAAAGAAATAATTTGATTGGCccataagataaaaaaaaaaatgtagaagaTTGCATTTTAGTGCTCTGACCGATGATTGTCTGGTAAATGGTTTGAGGGTCTGTTAcacaaagttaaaaaaaaaaaaaaaaaaaaaaaaaaaagggtattTTACAATAGTCCTCCAacacaaaatttaaaatgactacttaattcaaaatatatgaTAAGTATTGAAACTTAATAACCATCTGCAAATACAtacaataactatttttcaaGCAACATGTATTGCAAACAAGAATCTACAAAAGCCATTATTGAGGGATTTACAGTTCACAGTTTAGTTGTGCATGGTATGGTATTCGAGTCACTGCAGACAACGCCATTTTAGGGCACCATTTTAAAACCTAGAAATGCTATTTTCTGggataaaataaacaaactgaaaatgaaagtaaattCAAGTagtgtaaaacatttaaatcaagcAGAAAAGAGCAGAAGCGTATTGAATCGTCTTCACCCTGGCATTATTTATAACATGAATAATACAAAGAAACATTTGTAATACTTGGGGTTGAAGTTTCACCCACTGATATCTCTTAGCAATTCCATGTGTTGACCCTGAAATCAACAGCAGGCTATATACAGTGATAAtctatatttgttatatctaTTGTGTAATAAACTGCAGTTTCTTTCCTTgatgattaaaaacaaatgttttctgCATGACACTCACAACAATACAAAAGGATAAAAGGGTTTTTTGATTGTGACTAGCTCCGCATCTTCATTACGAGACATTCAGCGACTCAAAACGTCTCTCTGCTTAAATGTGCTCCGAAATGTTCACGGGGCACGTCGAATGAACCAGATCTCATTCCTACGTTGGGGCACGCCAGGATTCTCGTAAACGGCTACCATGTAGCGGTCCCGGAGAACATCCCCCGAGTTGCCCAAAAGCTCCCAAAGCATGCTGATCTGACGAGAGACGGTCTCCTCTGTTGTGGTCCCGTAAAACACCCTAGAACGAAAGAAACTTTGAACTATAATCATTCTAGTATGTGCATACAGGTCTAAAGAACTGCTAATGAAAGAGAGGGTCTTGTTCGGGAGGTCGGTCGAGTACCTGGTTATGACTCGGATCGTGTCCCTGTCAACAATGCTGATATCAGGATCGGTTGGTTCGGGCGGTCTGGCCTGGAACTCAGCAGGCAGATAATACGCCGTCAACACATCCTTCATGAAGTTAGTGCCATCATCTGCCATCGTGATCTCATTCACAACAGGCACTGACATGCCAAGGTACCGTCCTGGAGACAAAGAGCCTAAACTTAGCAAATTGGGCTAAACAAGGTGGGACTGAATGTTTTGTACAAAGCAATCATATTGCGATTATTTTGACAAAATTGCAACTGCATCTTCGCATTCTATAGGAGTGGTCACACTAGAACCAAACTCAGACCTCTTTTAGCTGAAATAACAGTGAACTGAAAAGAAACCACTTTTACATTCACACTAAATCTGGACTCAAATCAGTTTTTGGTCCACTTTAGTGATTTTGATTGAGCCAATTATGCAGCCTAAaggtattatatatatatatatatatatatatatatatatatatatatatatatatatatatatatatatatatatatatatatatatatatatatatatatatatatatatatatatatatatatatatatatatagttagtgaaaaataacgcgttaaaatTATTAACGCAATTAACGCACCCGCCCCGCCCCTGACCTACATAGGTCATctgacatttcatacagttgattGATGACGAATATGAAGCAGGGCAACAACTCACCACGTGACGGAGTTAGAATGatcctaaaattcaagatatctggtcaaaaatgcccctgtatgaGTTGTCGTCTCATATTTGTGTCATATGATATAGTTAGGCCAGGGGCAAGTTctgtcctagagagccgctgtcctgcggagtttagctccaaccttaaatgaagctaatcaagctcttcaggattactaaggctataggcagctgaaggttttttttcagggttggagctaaactctgcaggacagcggctctctaggaccgaacttgcctacccacACCAGTAACAAGCGAAATATCACACAAGTGCTGTTTTCGTCCCAAATAGCATGATTGCAAATTTGATACtgtttttatacaacagttcaataaatcagaagttaatattgtgttatattttagacataatATTGTCTGCttttgctcaattttgccaTTGAAAATATTACCTATAAAGCCAGAGCAGAACGGTTGCGTGTCTCCAAGCAAAACACAGCGGTGTTTCGTTTCTGATCGAATCAATCGGGTGAATCAATGATTCAATAGCCCATTGATAAAGAGGGCCATTTACTTAATTCCTCAaagaatcagctgtttgaactaatcgaatgaatgaatgactcattcAACGACACACTCATTAagacatttaccgccacctactggcagttttacaTTCActtgatttgaaaaaaaaataataataataaaataaataaatacttccataataataattataataatttaaaaaaaaaaaaaaaaaacattaaaaggatagtttacccaaaaatgaaaattccatcattatttactcaccctcatgttgaatcaaattaaatatttctttctaatgctactttttgtaatgtctctttttcttttgggtttCTCAGACAAATTTGACGTGCAATTAAATTGCAGTTAATGCGATTAATTAATCACCACATcgtgtaattaattacatttttttttaaatgttaatcacttgtgtgtgtaatattatattatatatattttatatgactATACATATTTGCATAATTTCTGCGAAAATTTGAGGGCAATAAAGTCGGTGaaactcacacagaagtcacttttaTAACCAAGCTTTCTGTCTGTTGCAAAATCTGCGTACGGATCATCTTTCACCCTCAAGCTACACGCGAAATACACGGACCCTAGTGTATaggtaaaaagtgaagtatactttggacTTTAATGTGATTAGTTTCTCTTTTTAAGCCAAAGACACATATTAACCACACCTGTGACTAAAAACTACCAACCCAAAATAGTTTCATGAGGCCCCTCAAGAATCCTAAAACTCacataaatgttcattttcggCACCTTCTGGCTGTATCCTTCAGTAAAACGGAACTAGAGATGTtggagtgtatgtgtgtgttcacctgTTGAATTCTCCTTGCAGATGAAGCGCATGAGTTTCATAAATGCATTGGAGATGCTTTGCTCATACAGCATGTCTGCTTTTCTGACACATGCCCATTTTCCTGGAGGATACACTCTCTCCTCGTACAACACCTCGCCAAGCTGCAACACATTGAAGTTCATCGACAATTTCTCTTACATCTTTATGTAGAAATTATTAAATGACAAACAAACATGTAAATGATTCTTGAGTACTAGGAAAAGCAAGCTTATATTTCTGAGCTTACACTACCCTTTCAAAAGCTTGaggtatattttatattttgaggtatatttaaattttatttatttattttttttttttaatggactCACCACAGCTGTACTTATTTGAttaaagtacagtaaaaacagtcatACTGTGAAATAGTGCTTcctatttgaatttttttttaaatgtattattcaattcaaaaaaagctattttaaaatacatttgtgtcatattttaaatttattccGGTGATCAAAgcggaattttcagcatcattactcttcagtgtcacatgatccttcagaaatcattctatgctgatttgctgctcaagaaacatttctgattattatcagtgttgaaaacaactatgctgcttcatatttttgtggaaaacgaaatacattttttccagtatactttgatgaatagaaagttcaaaagaacagaatttgaaataaatctttgtaacattttaaatgtctttactgtcactttttaatcaatttaatacatccttgctaaataaaactattaatttcctttaaaaaaCATCTAACACTTTTCAATAAGGTCACATTAATTAACATAAGTCAATGCATTGACATATATTTGTTACAGTATGTATTAATCTCggttagcattagttaataaaaacacaactgATCACTGTTAgtgcattttattaaaaaatattaaataatattagcaGATACACTTTGATTTTAATactgtattagtaaatgttgaattaacattaactgagattaataaatgctttagaaatattttcattgttagttcatattaactaatgttaacaaatgaaaaatactgtaaagggttaccaaaaaaaataaaataaataataataataataatcatactgaccccagacttttgaatggtagaaaCATATATtgttaaacatatatatttacattttagtgCAACCTACTGCTTgtgtgcgtttttttttttttttttttttttttggcggtCAATATATCAGCATTTTCAGATAGTAAAACTAACACTGATtgtgttaaaaatatattttgcatatCACACATGTACTTATTAAAATAACCTCTTCTTTCTTTCAGAACAAAGtagtaatgtttcttttaatga
This genomic stretch from Megalobrama amblycephala isolate DHTTF-2021 linkage group LG2, ASM1881202v1, whole genome shotgun sequence harbors:
- the soul4 gene encoding heme-binding protein soul4 isoform X2, which encodes MALISIEDLDGLDDEQLDDDITDHSEPMDDEEQDRMYAHWQAVGRTHHVSVPREMRGPIEEMTRRNQTSEREQVPFVTVSRHEKLGEVLYEERVYPPGKWACVRKADMLYEQSISNAFMKLMRFICKENSTGRYLGMSVPVVNEITMADDGTNFMKDVLTAYYLPAEFQARPPEPTDPDISIVDRDTIRVITRVFYGTTTEETVSRQISMLWELLGNSGDVLRDRYMVAVYENPGVPQRRNEIWFIRRAP
- the soul4 gene encoding heme-binding protein soul4 isoform X1, with protein sequence MERSVCITKCIFCSRTVFVHCIFAERPTSRLSHQAWIGHQEQVKTEFPDSPPDSQSLTVPLWAMALISIEDLDGLDDEQLDDDITDHSEPMDDEEQDRMYAHWQAVGRTHHVSVPREMRGPIEEMTRRNQTSEREQVPFVTVSRHEKLGEVLYEERVYPPGKWACVRKADMLYEQSISNAFMKLMRFICKENSTGRYLGMSVPVVNEITMADDGTNFMKDVLTAYYLPAEFQARPPEPTDPDISIVDRDTIRVITRVFYGTTTEETVSRQISMLWELLGNSGDVLRDRYMVAVYENPGVPQRRNEIWFIRRAP